Proteins encoded by one window of Seriola aureovittata isolate HTS-2021-v1 ecotype China chromosome 4, ASM2101889v1, whole genome shotgun sequence:
- the rskra gene encoding LOW QUALITY PROTEIN: ribosomal protein S6 kinase-related protein (The sequence of the model RefSeq protein was modified relative to this genomic sequence to represent the inferred CDS: substituted 1 base at 1 genomic stop codon): MGSDVSKNKKEGPTAPRRLSHGFLSNMGVSMAHRLGHSAVFSRPVGLDDRLPAPGLMLAPEDNAGTSDTDRTPPAYISVFLPEFPHRKFPGQEHFQILGLIAKGSYGPIIKVKDIFKEKIYAVKVLPKSXILKHGVLEQSKEEVIIQQQLKHPFIHNLQDCWQTQRNLFIMCDYCGTGDLYTYWLLKGRFGEDEVRLFAAELGSALGFLHDMGIIHRDIKMENILLSDQGHLRLSDFGLSHRLKRGGRAFTICGTIQYMAPEVLSGGPYNHASDWWSLGIMLFSLVTGEFPVPAEPDHSTMLKKVREFPYVLPNSFSSALILLLTELLCKNPVSRLRNLECFKMQAFFRGTSFDPHILQKTPVEFILELRTHPDWAAKARRGLSLDYFDNFDCDKILHSPTTPSELSPTLANMDLSRDTEQTCKA, translated from the exons ATGGGCAGCGACGTCAGTAAGAACAAG AAAGAGGGACCAACTGCCCCGCGTCGACTCAGTCATGGTTTCCTCTCAAACATGGGGGTCTCCATGGCTCACAGACTCGGGCACTCAGCAGTATTTTCCCGGCCCGTGGGACTGGATGACAGGCTGCCTGCCCCCGGGCTAATGTTGGCTCCGGAGGACAACGCTGGGACATCAGACACGGACAGGACTCCTCCAGCTtatatctctgtctttctgcccGAGTTCCCACACCGCAAATTTCCTGGACAAGAGCATTTCCAG ATTCTGGGCCTCATAGCTAAAGGATCATATGGACCCATCATTAAAGTGAAGGACATTTTTAAGGAGAAGATCTATGCTGTGAAG GTTCTACCAAAGTCATAGATCTTGAAGCATGGAGTGCTGGAGCAGTCAAAAGAGGAAGTCATCATTCAG cagcagctcaaacacCCATTTATCCACAATCTGCAGGACTGCTGGCAGACGCAGCGCAACCTCTTCATTA TGTGCGACTACTGCGGCACTGGAGACTTGTACACTTACTGGTTACTGAAGGGCCGGTTTGGGGAGGATGAGGTCCGCCTCTTTGCTGCAGAGCTGGGCAGTGCGCTGG gATTCCTACATGACATGGGGATCATACATAGAGATATAAAG aTGGAGAATATTCTTTTAAGTGATCAAG GTCACCTTCGATTATCTGATTTTGGGCTCTCACATCGCCTGAAACGAGGAGGACGAGCTTTTACAATATGTGGGACAATCCAATACATGG CTCCTGAAGTTTTAAGTGGGGGTCCATACAACCACGCTTCTGACTGGTGGTCTCTTGGCATTATGTTGTTCTCACTGGTGACAGGAGAG TTTCCAGTGCCTGCAGAGCCAGACCACAGCACCATGTTGAAGAAGGTCAGAGAGTTTCCTTATGTCCTGCCCAACTccttcagctctgctctgatctTACTGCTCACTGAG CTTTTGTGCAAGAATCCAGTGAGCCGCCTGCGTAATCTGGAGTGTTTCAAGATGCAGGCCTTCTTTCGTGGCACCTCATTTGACCCTCACATCCTCCAAAAGACGCCTGTTGAATTCATCCTTGAGCTCAGGACTCATCCTGATTGGGCAGCCAAAGCAAGGAGAGGCCTTTCATTGGACTACTTTGATAACTTTGACTGTGATAAAATCCTTCATTCTCCCACGACTCCGTCTGAACTGTCTCCTACCTTGGCCAACATGGACCTGAGCCGAGACACAGAGCAGACTTGTAAAGCTTAA
- the aldoca gene encoding fructose-bisphosphate aldolase C-A encodes MTHQFPTLSESQKKELHETALRIVSPGKGILAADESVGSMAKRLAQVGVENTEENRRQYRQILFSADDRINSCIGGVIFFHETLYQHSDNGVPFVKMIRDRGILVGVKVDKGVVPLAGTCGETTTQGLDGLSERCAQYKKDGAVFAKWRCVLKMSDTNPSKLAITENANVLARYSSICQQQGIVPVIEPEILPDGDHDLKRSQYVTEKVLAAVYKAMSDHHVYLEGTLLKPNMVTPGHSCSTKYSPEEVAMATLTALRRTVPPAVTGVAFLSGGQSEEEASVHLNAINNCPLAKPWVLTFSFGRALQASALRAWRGHKENEKAATEQFIKRAEVNSLACQGKYTGGDNYGEPNQRVYGSCHAY; translated from the exons ATGACACACCAGTTCCCCACGCTCTCCGAGTCGCAGAAGAAGGAGCTACATGAGACTGCTCTACGCATAGTTTCTCCAGGGAAGGGCATCCTGGCTGCAGATGAGTCTGTGG GCAGCATGGCTAAGCGGCTGGCCCAGGTGGGAGTGGAGAACACAGAGGAGAACCGCAGACAGTACCGGCAGATTCTCTTCAGTGCGGACGATCGCATCAACAGCTGCATTGGAGGGGTCATCTTCTTCCATGAGACGCTGTACCAGCACTCTGATAACGGCGTACCCTTTGTCAAAATGATCAGGGACAGGGGTATCCTGGTTGGCGTCAAG GTTGACAAGGGTGTTGTCCCCCTTGCAGGGACCTGTGGAGAAACCACCACACAGG GTCTGGATGGATTGTCAGAGCGCTGTGCACAGTATAAAAAGGATGGAGCCGTCTTTGCAAAGTGGCGCTGTGTGCTCAAAATGAGTGACACCAATCCATCTAAACTTGCTATCactgaaaatgcaaatgttcTTGCACGCTACTCTAGCATCTGCCAGCAG CAAGGTATTGTGCCCGTCATAGAGCCGGAGATTTTGCCTGATGGAGATCACGACCTGAAACGCAGCCAGTACGTCACTGAGAAG GTCCTGGCTGCAGTGTACAAAGCCATGTCTGACCACCACGTGTACCTGGAAGGCACTCTCCTCAAACCCAACATGGTGACACCTGGGCACAGCTGCTCCACCAAGTACAGCCCAGAAGAGGTTGCTATGGCAACTCTCACCGCGTTGCGCCGCACTGTTCCCCCAGCGGTCACAG GCGTGGCTTTTCTCTCAGGCGgtcagagtgaagaggaggCCTCCGTCCACCTCAATGCCATCAACAACTGCCCTCTGGCCAAACCCTGGGTCCTGACGTTCTCCTTTGGCCGAGCCCTGCAGGCGTCTGCACTCAGAGCCTGGAGAGGACATAAAGAGAACGAGAAAGCCGCCACTGAGCAGTTCATCAAGAGAGCAGAG GTGAACAGTCTGGCATGTCAGGGGAAGTACACTGGTGGTGATAACTATGGTGAGCCTAACCAGCGTGTTTATGGATCCTGTCATGCATACTGA